A single region of the Hippopotamus amphibius kiboko isolate mHipAmp2 chromosome 6, mHipAmp2.hap2, whole genome shotgun sequence genome encodes:
- the LOC130855809 gene encoding trace amine-associated receptor 6, which translates to MSSSSSPPAAAQLCYEHLNGSCVKTPYSPASRLILYTVFGSGAVLAVFGNLLVMISILHFRQLYSPTNFLIASLACADFLVGVTVMPFSMVRSVESCWYFGQSFCTFHSCCDVAFCYSSLFHLCFISIDRYIAVTDPLLYPTKFTVSVSRLCICISWVLPLTYSGAVFYTGACDDGLEELSSALNCIGGCQIVINQYWVLVHFLSFFIPTLVMLILYGNIFLVARQQAKKIANIGGKTESSSDSYKSRVAKRERKAAKTLGITVIAFMISWLPYSIDSLIDGFMGFITPAYIYEICCWCAYYNSAMNPLIYALFYPWFRKAIKVIVSGRIFKNSSASMSLFSQQM; encoded by the coding sequence ATGAGCAGCAGCTCGTCCCCCCCTGCAGCTGCGCAGCTCTGCTACGAGCACCTGAACGGATCCTGTGTCAAAACCCCCTACTCGCCCGCATCCCGGCTGATTCTGTACACAGTGTTTGGTTCTGGGGCTGTGCTGGCTGTCTTTGGAAACCTCCTGGTGATGATTTCAATCCTTCATTTCAGGCAGCTGTACTCACCCACCAACTTTCTCATCGCCTCTCTGGCCTGTGCGGACTTTCTGGTGGGAGTGACCGTGATGCCCTTCAGCATGGTCAGGTCTGTGGAGAGCTGCTGGTATTTTGGGCAAAGTTTCTGCACTTTCCATTCGTGCTGTGATGTGGCATTTTGTTACTCTTCTCTCTTCCACTTGTGCTTCATCTCCATCGACAGGTACATTGCTGTCACTGACCCTCTGCTCTATCCCACCAAGTTCACGGTGTCTGTGTCACGACTGTGCATCTGCATCTCCTGGGTCCTGCCCCTTACTTACAGTGGTGCCGTGTTCTACACAGGTGCCTGTGATGATGGCCTAGAAGAATTATCTAGTGCCCTCAACTGCATAGGAGGTTGTCAGATCGTTATAAATCAATACTGGGTGTTAGTACATTTTCTATCCTTCTTTATACCTACCCTTGTTATGCTAATTCTCTATGGCAATATTTTCCTTGTGGCAAGACAACAGGCTAAAAAGATTGCAAATATTGGTGGCAAAACAGAATCATCATCAGACAGTTATAAATCCAGAGTggccaagagagagagaaaagcagctaAAACTCTGGGTATCACAGTCATAGCATTTATGATTTCATGGTTACCGTATAGTATTGACTCATTAATCGATGGCTTTATGGGCTTCATAACCCCAGCCTATATTTATGAGATTTGCTGTTGGTGTGCTTATTATAACTCAGCCATGAACCCCTTGATCTATGCTTTATTCTATCCTTGGTTCAGGAAAGCCATCAAAGTTATTGTGAGTGGTCGCATTTTCAAGAACAGTTCTGCAAGCATGAGTTTGTTCTCTCAACAAATGTAA
- the LOC130854885 gene encoding trace amine-associated receptor 7a-like: protein MGSDSLPPAAVQFCYEHLNGSCVKTPYSSGPRLVLYTVFGFGAVLAVFGNLLVMISILHFKQLHSPTNFLIASLACADFLVGATVMPFSTVRSVESCWYFGQSYCQLHSCFDVSFCYASIYHLCFISLDRYTAVTDPLVYPTRVTVSVSGMCIAFSWLFPVTYTFSLLASGANASGLEDLVSALTCVGGCQIAVNQSWVLVNFLIFFIPTLVMIIVYSKIFLIAQQQARKIEGMSSKSRRCSDSYKDRVAKRERKAAKTLGIAVLAFLISWLPYFLDSVIDAFLGFITPTYIYEILTWIAYYNSAMNPLIYAFFYPWFRKAIKLIVTGKVWRQNSSTINLFSR from the coding sequence ATGGGCAGTGATTCGCTCCCCCCTGCAGCTGTGCAGTTCTGCTACGAGCACCTGAATGGATCCTGTGTCAAAACCCCCTACTCATCAGGCCCCCGCCTGGTCCTGTACACAGTGTTTGGCTTTGGGGCTGTGCTGGCTGTATTTGGAAATCTCTTGGTGATGATTTCAATTCTCCATTTCAAGCAGCTGCATTCTCCAACCAATTTTCTGATTGCATCCCTGGCCTGTGCTGACTTCCTGGTGGGAGCAACTGTGATGCCCTTCAGCACTGTGAGGTCTGTGGAGAGCTGCTGGTACTTTGGGCAGAGTTACTGCCAACTTCACTCTTGTTTCGATGTGTCATTCTGTTACGCTTCCATCTACCACTTGTGCTTTATCTCTCTGGACAGGTACACTGCGGTCACTGACCCCCTGGTCTATCCAACCAGGGTCACTGTGTCTGTTTCTGGCATGTGTATTGCCTTCTCCTGGCTTTTTCCAGTTACTTATACTTTTTCACTTCTTGCCTCAGGTGCAAATGCATCTGGGCTGGAAGATCTAGTAAGTGCTCTCACCTGTGTGGGAGGCTGTCAAATTGCAGTGAATCAAAGTTGGGTATTGgtaaattttctaatatttttcatcCCCACTCTTGTGATGATAATTGTTTACTCCAAGATTTTCCTCATTGCTCAACAACAGGCTAGAAAAATTGAAGGGATGAGCAGTAAGAGTAGGAGATGCTCAGACAGTTACAAAGACAGAGTGgccaagagggagagaaaagcagcCAAAACGCTGGGCATTGCAGTGCTGGCATTTCTGATTTCCTGGTTGCCATACTTCCTGGATTCAGTAATTGATGCCTTCCTAGGTTTCATCACTCCcacatatatttatgaaatactgACTTGGATTGCTTATTATAACTCAGCTATGAACCCCTTGATTTATGCTTTCTTTTATCCTTGGTTTCGAAAAGCTATCAAACTAATTGTGACTGGTAAAGTTTGGAGACAGAATTCCTcaacaataaatttattttctaggtAA